The Primulina huaijiensis isolate GDHJ02 chromosome 10, ASM1229523v2, whole genome shotgun sequence region ATAAggcaaaaaatttcaaatccagCAATTCCAAAATCATCTAAATCGATCTCCTCCAAGATTTTTTCACCACAAATGAAAGCCACATAACAGATTGATCCACATAGACAGACAAATGGGTTTCGAAAGCTCTAGTAAATTACATTTGGACAGCTACTAACCCAGTTTTCTTTAGACTGGTCAATAAGTTAAGCATATGAAGATATATTAGCAACAGGTGTATTATCTTGTTATGCTAAACAGATCCTACATGCACCCTTGACACATAGTTAAAGCGCCACCCAAAGAATAATAAATAACTCAAATACCAAAATTTGAGAAGTACATAACCGGAAAAAAAGTGTCATATTCGCAAACTTATGGGACTTCAGAGTAGAGTAAACCAACTCAAACAAGTACAAAGTAGGTTCTTAACAGACAAAACTGCAACAGTTAAACAAATTACTTCATTTTGAGATGAAGCCACAACCATAGCTACTATCAGTTCCATGTaactattaaaataaaatgtttcatTACATGTGCACCTTTCCCATGCAATTTTGACATAAACAACAAAATGGTTACCTCATAGACTCCCGGATTCATGAGCAAGAGGTCACGACTGCCAGAGATTAACTGCCAGACAAGTCCTCTTAGACAATCGGGAATACCTTTCCTTATTCTCCTTTTCACAACATGAGGTTTTCTCCTAACATAATGCTTCCAATCACTTCCTCCAACCCCAATCATTTTTCTCCATTTTCTAATTCTTCTTTCATCCCTGAGAATCCCATAATGATGTGATTTCATTATGAAAGCCTACCCTTGTATTAAcaagaaaataattttggaACAAAAACCCTAACAATTTATTTCTGAAATGATCATTCAGATCACATGACTTGGGTCTTACCAATCATTCAGAATTTTGTAACAAAAACCCTAACAATTTATTTCTAAAGTGAAGggtacaaattaattttttggtattttataatttttgtgtaaaaatatatattattttattaagatatGATACTTATATATTAGTGATAAAGATAAAATTTACTGAGATAATTTGAACTTTTAGATAAATTAAAGATAAGTTGGAGAAAAAATCGACAAAGGCAGAGAGATGtacaaaattattaataaagtCACACTAGTAAAGTGCGCTAACAAATATCATGAATGGTAAAACTGTAAAGAAATTTTTGTGTCACATTGACATATCAAAGTTAGTAAGTCCGAGCTGCTCaagtttaataatatagtatatatattgtGCAGTGTAACGGGCTTGGGTCTTAAATTAGTGGGCAGGTTTAGGCGAGGTCCATGTTAGGAAGGAGAGATATAGAATTTGTTCTGTTACTTCTTGTTTTGCTGGGTTTATTTTGAGAAAGGCTTCAAATTTCTCTCTTTCAGCTGCCTTAGTCGAAATTTTCATTAAAGAATCTCTATGGTAGAGTTTTTTAGACAAAGGGATTAAGTCACCTAGAAAATACAAACTAGCTCATGTCCGGAGAGGAAGCATAACACATCAGAAATTGATTTTGGGATAATTTACTTCACAATAAAATGTTGTGTGTTCGGATTCAATATTACACGTAtctaaaactgatttgatcatctcaaaaccATACATTTATCAATTCAAACATTAACATGAATGTGACCCCAaaacattcaaaataaaatttggtattgaatcatgatttttaGCTTTTAATCACTCTGCTACGTTCCCCTTAAACTGATCGACAATTTAGGGGAAAGCTTTATCATATAAAGTCAGGAAAAGATGAAATACTTTACCCTCTAGCAGAAACAGCAACCATACATTTGTGGCGATAATTACAGAgctaaaattgaatcttttGTAAAGATACGGAAAACACCAAGAATTGCAGCCAATAAATCATGGTATTAGTCATCCAAATCATCAGAGCAATCAAATACAGGATAATATTTAGCATGGGATCTAAACAAACGCATAAAAGCCAAGGCAATATGAATATATTACATTGAAGTAAGAAAATCAATACGGCAAATTACTAATTTCCTAAATAATGCACACCTCTCATGCTCAAAAGCTGATATGCTTATCGTTAAACCATCAGGGGAGTTATTTTCCTGCTTCAAAAATCCAAACCTGTCAACTTTAGGAAGCACCACCGGTCCTGCATCGTAGTCATCCACTCTATTTTTGTCCATCCTACAATCTCCTTAAAATACAGGCCCTAAACTCtgagatgaaaatatattactttcCGCCATATTGCTGTGCAGTCTCCAATTTCAACATTACCTTCGATACAAAATCCAGAATTTACTGAAACAAAACATTAAATTGCATATTTTCACCATAAATCAAACAGCGGAAATTACCCCGCGCGATCATTCAAATTGATTTCTAATGCGTGTAAATTCTAGGAATTACAACCAGTAATAGTTaaaaacatatacatacacataccGATATCAATTAACTGGGGGTATCGAAAGAGAAGCTTTAAACCACATTGAAACAAAGACAGAAGAAAATTTTCACAGGACAAAGCAAAGATTTCTCCGACTAGCATAGAAATATGACAACTTTTTAAAAGAAATCAAATtatgttcaaaatattaaattcagcACTAGGAAAAAAAAACCTGCAGCAATCGAAAGACATGATCCAAACAACTCGAATTTCCGATCATTTCTCCTTAAGAGAAGAAATAGATTTCTCCCGATGGTTAATTTTCTCCCTTTTTTATTGGAAAGTTCACACATCTGGCCAATATGTTGTCATTATCAATACACCTGTATATTTTGAAAGTCCAGCTTATATATCCTACGATATTATATACTATATAGTATACCATGTACCATTAAATTACATTGTACCCTATTAAATTAgtgcaataaaaaaattttattcgaAATTATTGAATCCGGGCGAAATTCAATAAGTaaagatttaatattttttaatatactataaatatattttgataatgTTTACTCAATTGtttgatttattccaagatttaatattttattaatataatgtaattatatattatataaatattttttttatactttaCAAAGAATATTACGAAGCAAAGAACATTTAACAGTTCAAGTTTGAATTTATGCTCGATTCGATTTGTTTAAGCTCCACTTGAAATGATATGAGTTACATGTTGATATACGCGAAACACTTGTTTCAGAACCGTGATTCATGGCTAAAGCGGGTGGTGTGACCCAAATCAGACGACAGAGTTGCTGTCTCAAAGCTAAGCTGCATattcttcaaaattttaatatttttcaaacgGGTTGGATTCTGGATTCCCTGATAAATCTTCTTCTCGAGAAAAAGCTCACTTCTTTCACTGCTCATTTCGTTTTCGTTTTTCATATTTTGCCCGGATGACTTGAGTTTCCGACAAAATAGGATCTCATAGTTTTGGGAAAAAATTGCTTTATCCTCTCATCTTTGAGGCCGACAACAGTCCACGTTGTCACACAGATGGAAGTAAAAAATAGTTCATGCTAATTGTGTATGAAGCAAATAATCAGAACGGCAAAACAACAACAATTCATTGATCAACTGAAGAAAACTAATGTTATTCTGAAGAACACTAACGTTATTCTTACACGACTAATTTTAATACATCATCTTTGTAGTAGACGACACACAGATTCCTTAAATGCTATATTATAGTATCCTAGTCTTCATAGACTTTATCAGAATCTCCAAACCAAACAAACTACTGACCATGGGCGAAcatgtaaaaattaaaatagacgGGAACGACAATAGAACAACAGTTTTGGCGAAAGACTACCAGCAGACAACCGTATATATTTGTTCAGAACTTGTAAGAAACATATaaaagcttcagttttggctcttGTCCCATTTGAGGGGCTTAACAACTTCCCAGGTAAAGTCCGGGTCATCTCTTCCAAAGTGGCCATACGCAGCTGTTTTCAAGAACCTTCCGCCGCTGCCTCTCTTCAAATCCAAGTTAATGGAGATCATGCCAGGCCTGAAATCAAAGCTTTCTTTCACAATCTGCAAGATTTCCTTATCCGGGATCTTACCCGTACCGTAACTGTCCACAAAAACAGACAACGGCTCAGGCACGCCAATGGCATATGAGACCTGTACAATGCATCTACGAGCCAGGCCATTGGCTACAATACTTTTGGCAGCCTGTCGAACTATGTACGCACCACTTCGATCGACCTTAGTTGGGTCCTTTCCAGAGAAGGCGCCTCCACCATGAGCTCCCCAGCCGCCATAGGTGTCAATAATGATTTTACGACCAGTGAGACCAGCATCACCATGAGGCCCACCAATGACAAACCGGCCTGAAGGGTTGAGGTGGAAAATTGTCTTCTCGTCTAGGTACTTCTCAGGGATGACAGGCTTGATGACATGCTCCTTGAGATCCTTGGCGATCTCATCGTTTGTGACAGTTTCATCGTGTTGAGTTGAGATGAGAACTGTGTGTACCCTAATCGGAACCATGGCACCATTTTCATTGTAGTACTCAACAGTTACTTGAGTCTTGCCATCAGGTCGCAACCAAGGACAAGTGCCATCTTTTCGAACTTCTGTGAGTCGAGCACCTAATTTTGTAGCAAGCACATGGCTGAGAGGCATGTACTCAGGGGTTTCATCAGTTGCATAGCCAAACATATGTCCCTGGTCACCAGCACCGATCTCTTCAGGGCGTTTGGTCAGGTGTCCATGAACACCTTGAGCAATATCTGGGCTTTGTTGCTCGATATTAACCAGGACCTTGCACTTGTCGGCATCGAGACCAACATCATTGGATATGAATCCAATGTTACGGCATGTGGTGCGAACAATCTTCTCATAGTCTATATTGCCCTTTGTCGTGATCTCACCGAAGACCATCACCATGTTTGTCTTGGTACAGGTTTCACAAGCAACTTTGCTGTCCGGATCTTGTTCTAGGCAGGCATCCAATACTGCATCAGATATCTGATCACAGAGCTTGTCGGGGTGGCCCTCGTTCACGGATTCGGATGTAAATAGGAAGGTGTCCATTCCCCAATCTTCaatgataaaacacaaataacTTGTACGGTTTTTCAATTAATAAGATACAAACGTAGATAAgacaaaacaaaataactttcaaagttttttcaaattaattaaaaatttgtgaATGTCAGGAGATGGTTACAAATAGTGTTCCAAGTAAAAAATAAGATACAAAGCTGAGAGTTTGTCAACGCCAAAAAAATGTCACTATGAACCAAAATCCAAAGAATTCTACATTACCACCAACGTGTTCAAGAATAAAAAGGATCCCTTAAACGAAGCCAcagtttttgtaattttaggCTGTTGCATCAAAGATAAGAACCTGCTTTAACAAGTTTTTAAGCAGAATGAATACaagaatattttcttttcaCCAAGTGAAGCATAATGAAGAATCAAATTCCGAATGTCAACAAGAATATAgtgattaaaaatcaagaatCTTCTCATAGTGAAAATTCTTCTCTAACCAATAAGCAGAGCACATCAAGAATAGATCTGAAAAttgaaagaaacaaaaatttcaACTTCAGGAGCAAACTGAAATGAAACAAGATCATGCAAACTAAAAACATGAGGAAATTCACCAAGAACATGCAGCAATAAAAGCTGCAATCTTTTAGAAGCAAAAACCAGCTCAGATCTTTCGTATTTCACAC contains the following coding sequences:
- the LOC140986148 gene encoding S-adenosylmethionine synthase 1-like, which gives rise to MDTFLFTSESVNEGHPDKLCDQISDAVLDACLEQDPDSKVACETCTKTNMVMVFGEITTKGNIDYEKIVRTTCRNIGFISNDVGLDADKCKVLVNIEQQSPDIAQGVHGHLTKRPEEIGAGDQGHMFGYATDETPEYMPLSHVLATKLGARLTEVRKDGTCPWLRPDGKTQVTVEYYNENGAMVPIRVHTVLISTQHDETVTNDEIAKDLKEHVIKPVIPEKYLDEKTIFHLNPSGRFVIGGPHGDAGLTGRKIIIDTYGGWGAHGGGAFSGKDPTKVDRSGAYIVRQAAKSIVANGLARRCIVQVSYAIGVPEPLSVFVDSYGTGKIPDKEILQIVKESFDFRPGMISINLDLKRGSGGRFLKTAAYGHFGRDDPDFTWEVVKPLKWDKSQN